A segment of the Zavarzinia compransoris genome:
ATTGGTCTTCCTTGATGAATTCCTGGCCAAGGGTCGGGTTGGTGAAGGTCCGCTCCGGGGTATAGGTCACCTCGACGCGGGCGATCAATTGTTCGAGGAACGAGCCGGGTTCGCCGTCGAAGACGTAGTTCACGCTGGCGCCGAACACATTCTCATAGGGGAAGAGGCGTTCGATATGGCCGCGCAGGCCGCCCGACAGCCAGAAGAACGTGTCCAGTTCCCCCCGCGCCAGGGCATCGCTCTGGCCGACGTTGTAGGCGGTCAGCGCGCCGGTCGCCGGCTGGAAATCGTCGACCGCGGCATTCAGCCCCTGCGTCCCGTCGAGGCGGATGCTGTTGGCGTACCAGTACCATTCCTCCTGGCTCTTCACGCCGTTGTCCTGATCGACCTCGAAGGCGGTGTTCTGCAACTGGTTGCCGGAGCCGGGCAGCACCGGCAGGTCCTTGTTCACGCCCGATTTGGTCCAGCGGTAGACGCCGTGGGGATTGTGGCGCGAGACGGCGATGAATTGCAGGCCGAGGTTGCCCAATTGGGCACGGATGCGACCGCCGACATTCCACAGGTCGTCGGCATAGCCCTTGTAGCGTTCGTGCACGGTGAACTGGTCGGGCACGACATTGTAGGGGGTGGAGGGATTGGGATAGATCGTCGGCTCGAACTTCTGCACGAAGCCCTCGATCTCCCATTCCGAATTGATCTGGTAGGAGGCGCGGATGCCGAGGCCGGGCACGCGCTTGTCGCCGTATTCCTCGATCGCCGGCTCGAAGATCAGGTGGCGGCGGTAGTCGAGGCCGGCGGGCACGTCCATCACGCGGAAGAAGATCGCCTCGCCCCAGGCGATCTGCTGGTTGCCGGCGCGCACGAACAGGGGGCCGTTGGTATATTCGATGGTCGCGACCGGCAGGTCGACCATGAAATCCTTGCCGGCATATTCGAGCGGCGTGCCGCCGCCGCCCTCGCGGAACTGGGTGTCGAAGAAATTGGTCGGGCCGTTGTCGTCGTAGGTGTTCCAGTCGTAGTAGCCGCGGACGGTCAGGCGGGCGCTCCAGTTGGCGTCGATCGCCGCCGCCATGTTCACCTCGACCCTGGTGGCGAACAGGTTGAAGTCGTTGTCGGCGGTGCGCCCGTTGCGCCGGCCGGTCGGCGGCAGGGTCGCGGCCGAACCGAACAGCGGCTGGGTGATGTTGGTCAGGGTCGGCAGGCCGAGGCCGGACAGCAGGTTGTTGACCCCGGTCACGGTCGACAGGTCGAGGCCGAGCGGCTCCAGCGGCACGTCCTGGCCGTTGAACGGATTGCCGTGGTTGTTGGCCTGGTTCTCCCGGTCGCTCAGCTTGAAGGCCATCTCGTGGCGGATGAAGCCCGAGATGGAGAAATCGATCGCCAATACCGGCATCACCAGCCCGAGCAGGGCCCCGCCCGCGACGCTGCCGGCGATCAGCGTCGCGGCAGACCGGTTCTTCCTTGTCCTCGACATGTCTCCCCCTTTTTCTTGTCGTTCAGTTCTGGCTGACGCGGGCGATGCGGCCGGTGTGACCGCCGACGAGCCAGCCGCCGCCCCGCGCCGGCGATGCCGGCTGATACCAGGTCGTGGCGATATCGCCCGTGACCAGCGGGGTTGCGCCGGCGGCCCCGTCGGCGACCACCAGCATGGTGCGCAGCCCGGTGACCAGGGTCTTGCCGTCCTCGGCCCGCGCGATGCCGAGCAGGTTGGCCGTGACCCCGGTCTCGACCGTTGCCCAGGTCTTGCCGTGGTCGCGGCTGCGCAGCACCTTGCCGTTCTGGCCCACGGCATAGCCGATGCCGCTGTCCTCGACCTTCAGGTCGAAGAGCGAGGCCGTGCCCTGGTGCACGATGTCCCAGCTGGCGCCGTGATCGGTCGAGCGCAGGATCAGCTCGAATTCGCCGACCACGGTGATCGCGCCGTCGCTCTCGATGCTGGCGCCGTAGAGATGGGGCTCGAAGCCCTGGTCGTTGGTGCGGTTCCAGTCGAAGGCGATCTTCTGCCAGGTCCGCCCGGCATCGGCGGAGGTGAGGATGGTGCCGAAGGCGCCGACCGCGACCGCGCGCCCGGCCGCATTGGCGTCGACCGCGAACAGGCGGGCGTCGGTCCCGGCGTCGATCTTGGCCCAGCCCTTGGCGTCGCGGCGCAGCACCACGCCCTGCTGGCCGACGATGAGGGCGGTGTCGCCGGTCATCACGCAGCCGAGATAGGCGCTCGGGCTGCTGATCTCGGTCACGCGCTGCCAGGTCGCGCCGGCGTCGCCGCTGGTGAAGAGCAGATTGGGCACGCCGGCGGCCAGCCGGTCGTTGCCGCTGCCGGCGATGCAATAGATCGCCTCATGGGCCGTGCCCTGGCGCATGGTGTCGAGTTGCGCGCCCGCGCCGGCCGTGGCCGCGCCCGCCGCCAGCGCCAGCGCGCCGGCGATCAGGCCCGAGAGGCCGCGCATGGCTCCGATCCTGGTTCCCATTCCCTTAACCCCTGTCTTTCCCTTTGGGGGCCGGCGATCGCACGCGCCGGCCCCGGTTCGTCACGGTTCAGGCGCCGAGGCGCCGGATGGCCTGGATGGTCAGGAACTGGTCGTGAATGCCGTCGCCCTGGTTGAAGCCCGACTTGTAGCCGCCGGTGATTTCCTTGGCCTTCAGGGCCCGGCTCATGCGGTTGGCCTGGATGTCGTGGCAGGTGAAATGGCCCCACGACCAATGCACGTGGTCGCCGTCCATCACCTTGTTCTTGCCGGTGTCGTAGAGGCTGAAGGCCGGCTCGAACGACTTCCACATCTCGCCGCGGCGGTCGTAGGTCAGATAGGCGATGAACATCATGTTGCGGGTATCGATATAGACCCGCTTCTTGCCGACCGGGGCCCGCGGGTAACCGGTCGGTTCGCATTCGACCACCAGCACCTCGGGGCAGAGTTCCATGTTGGACAGCCAGAAGGTCTGGTCCTTGGGACCGCCGTGGGCCGGCTTTTCCCAGTTCGGGTCGTCGCCCGCCCAGTTTTCCGACACCGCGCCCAGGTGCGGCTTGGTCTCGATCACCTTGTAGTTGCCCCAGGTCAGCATGGGGTCGCCGGCCGCCCAGGCATCCGACAGGAAGATGGTGATGCCGGGCACCAGCGGCTCGAAGCGCTGGTTGGTGGGGAAGCGGCGCTCGCGCTTGAAGGCGGGCAGGTAACCGAACAGGTCCGGGAACTGGGTCTGGTCGTAGTACCATTCGTTGAGGAACGAGGTGCCGCGCACGTCGTTCGGCGAGACGAACCACACCGACTGGAAGCGGGCGCGGTCCTTCTTGCCCTTCCAATAGGGGCCGTCCGGGCTGTTCAGGAGACCGGTGGTGTTCTGTTCGCACCAGCAGAAGTCATACTGGTAGGAGACCGTGCCGCTCGGCGAGATGTCCCAGTCCTTGACGGTATAGAGGGTCTGGTCGTGGCGGCCCCACGACAGGGTGATATTGGCGAAGGCCTCGACGCCGGTCTTGGCGTCGGGGAAGGGATTGCCGCCGATCCAGGGATCGCCGTTCTCGATCACCACGTTGCCGGTGCTGTCGAGCTTGGCCTTGCCCTTGTTGCTGAGGGTGGCTTCCAGGTACTTGTGCGGGAACATGCGGGTGATGTCGGTCGTGGTCTTCACGATCCGGATCTTCCGCCCCATTTCCTTCACCTGCTTGTAGGCGATGGGATCGAGCAGGTCCTTGACGATGTCGACATTGTTCGCGTCGACGATGTCGCCGGTCTTGATCTTGCCCTTGGTGTAGGCGTCGATCGACAGAAGCTCTTCCGGATAGACCTTGGTGATATCGCCGGAACGGGCGATCTCGGGCCAGAGCGACGTCAGCATGCCGAGCGAAAGCCCGGCCTGGGCCGACTTGGTCAGGAACTGGCGGCGGCTGTAACCTTTGTCGAACTTGGTGATATGCATTTCTCTCATCCTCCCGGGGTGGATTTTCTGCTTTTGGGGTGGATCACTTGGCGAAGGCGGGCTGGTCGAGGTTGCGGCCCTCGGTGTACTGGCTGAGGTCGATGGATTCACCGACCAGCAGGTCGTCACGGGTTACGAAGCGCGGCTTGAACAGCCAGACCAGCAGGGGCAGCGCCACGATGGCGAGGACCATGTTGATGGTCATGACCATCAGGAGCAGGCGGCCCATGTCGGCCAGGAACTTCAGGTCCGACATGAAGGTCCAGGGGATCAGGCCGGCGGCGACGATGGTGGCGGTGAACATGATCGCCTTGCCGGTGGTCATCACGGCGGCGCGGATCGCCGTGTCGTAGCGCTTGGTCGCCTGGTATTCCTCGCAGATGCGCGACAGCAGGTAGATGCCGTAGTCGATGCCGACGCCGATGCCGATCGCCGCGATCGGCAGGGTGTTGACGTCGAGGCCGATGCCCATCTCCGTCATCGCCGCGCCCAGGTAGATATTGGCGAGATTGACCGGGATGAGCAGGAAGAAGCCGGCCACGACCGAACGGTAGGCATAGGCGCAGCCGATCAGGATGCAGAGGTTGAGGGCGGCCAGGATGATCGTCTCGTAATGGGCGACCGTGTCGTTGATCGACTGCTGCAGGGGGATCGTGCCGGTGGCGAGGCGGATGTTGAACTCCGCATGCTCGGCGCCGACCAGTTCCACCGCCTTGCGGGCCTGGGTCAGCGCGCGGTCGACCGTTTCCTGCTTGTTGTCCGGGTACCAGAGCGAGACGGTGGCATTCTGCTGCTCGAAATCCGCGACATGCAGGAAGGCCTTGGGGCTGGTGCCGAACATCACCGCGCCGACCGCGGCGCCCATGGCCTCGTTGGTCGGATCGAGCGGCGCCCATTTCGGATTGCCGCCGGCGAACAGGCGGTTGGCCTCGGGCAGGTAGTCGGCGAAGGACAGGGTGGCGCGGGGCGGGTTCTCCATATGCTCCAGGGC
Coding sequences within it:
- a CDS encoding DUF1302 family protein; translated protein: MSRTRKNRSAATLIAGSVAGGALLGLVMPVLAIDFSISGFIRHEMAFKLSDRENQANNHGNPFNGQDVPLEPLGLDLSTVTGVNNLLSGLGLPTLTNITQPLFGSAATLPPTGRRNGRTADNDFNLFATRVEVNMAAAIDANWSARLTVRGYYDWNTYDDNGPTNFFDTQFREGGGGTPLEYAGKDFMVDLPVATIEYTNGPLFVRAGNQQIAWGEAIFFRVMDVPAGLDYRRHLIFEPAIEEYGDKRVPGLGIRASYQINSEWEIEGFVQKFEPTIYPNPSTPYNVVPDQFTVHERYKGYADDLWNVGGRIRAQLGNLGLQFIAVSRHNPHGVYRWTKSGVNKDLPVLPGSGNQLQNTAFEVDQDNGVKSQEEWYWYANSIRLDGTQGLNAAVDDFQPATGALTAYNVGQSDALARGELDTFFWLSGGLRGHIERLFPYENVFGASVNYVFDGEPGSFLEQLIARVEVTYTPERTFTNPTLGQEFIKEDQWAMAAVFEKWHRWSEDFPAAYLVLQFMYKNGSDIFDVGTRHLSGYNSTATTTPTGVDYSAAFAFAGFQPSPSLEWKFEWAVLYEVDGGWFFQPGLRWKPNDKWEANIYANIIVAEEDGRSAIRVVDYLDEVALRVTYQF
- a CDS encoding WD40/YVTN/BNR-like repeat-containing protein, which encodes MRGLSGLIAGALALAAGAATAGAGAQLDTMRQGTAHEAIYCIAGSGNDRLAAGVPNLLFTSGDAGATWQRVTEISSPSAYLGCVMTGDTALIVGQQGVVLRRDAKGWAKIDAGTDARLFAVDANAAGRAVAVGAFGTILTSADAGRTWQKIAFDWNRTNDQGFEPHLYGASIESDGAITVVGEFELILRSTDHGASWDIVHQGTASLFDLKVEDSGIGYAVGQNGKVLRSRDHGKTWATVETGVTANLLGIARAEDGKTLVTGLRTMLVVADGAAGATPLVTGDIATTWYQPASPARGGGWLVGGHTGRIARVSQN
- a CDS encoding DUF1329 domain-containing protein, giving the protein MHITKFDKGYSRRQFLTKSAQAGLSLGMLTSLWPEIARSGDITKVYPEELLSIDAYTKGKIKTGDIVDANNVDIVKDLLDPIAYKQVKEMGRKIRIVKTTTDITRMFPHKYLEATLSNKGKAKLDSTGNVVIENGDPWIGGNPFPDAKTGVEAFANITLSWGRHDQTLYTVKDWDISPSGTVSYQYDFCWCEQNTTGLLNSPDGPYWKGKKDRARFQSVWFVSPNDVRGTSFLNEWYYDQTQFPDLFGYLPAFKRERRFPTNQRFEPLVPGITIFLSDAWAAGDPMLTWGNYKVIETKPHLGAVSENWAGDDPNWEKPAHGGPKDQTFWLSNMELCPEVLVVECEPTGYPRAPVGKKRVYIDTRNMMFIAYLTYDRRGEMWKSFEPAFSLYDTGKNKVMDGDHVHWSWGHFTCHDIQANRMSRALKAKEITGGYKSGFNQGDGIHDQFLTIQAIRRLGA